Proteins from a genomic interval of Trueperaceae bacterium:
- a CDS encoding DNA repair exonuclease, giving the protein MRFSFAHLADLHLDTPFHGLRDVNKGLADTLRDASLAAWDAAVDACLAAGVDFVVVAGDVYDSEVAGVRAQLRFRDGLARLSAAGVASFVVHGNHDPRGGRWPAVSEWPPLVTLFGHDAVRAAPVVRGAETLALVHGLSFAEPEVSENLALRFARDPGFAGFQVGLLHANVAGLGGHDNYAPTTMADLRAAGLDYWALGHVHTRAVLQERDPVVVYPGNLQARHAGERGERGFYLVHVEDGRATLEFVDVGLVRFDDVTIDIAGLADVDAVHAALAAAVGPAGAAHTHVLRAELRGAGPANAALRAGGEQGLTDYLRDTAPPNVWWEEVRLSTRPPMDRAARLAAGDFVADLLRRSDAGRPEAARAVAALARQLNDHPHLRPVAALLDLASFEADAGAIWDEAEALALDLLDVGYREA; this is encoded by the coding sequence ATGCGCTTCAGCTTCGCTCACCTGGCCGACCTCCACCTCGACACCCCGTTCCACGGGCTGCGCGACGTGAACAAGGGACTGGCCGACACGTTGCGCGACGCCTCGCTCGCGGCGTGGGACGCCGCGGTGGACGCCTGCCTCGCGGCCGGCGTCGACTTCGTGGTGGTCGCCGGCGACGTCTACGACAGCGAGGTGGCGGGCGTGCGGGCCCAACTGCGGTTCCGCGACGGGCTCGCGCGCCTGTCGGCGGCCGGCGTGGCGAGCTTCGTGGTGCACGGCAACCACGACCCCCGCGGGGGTCGCTGGCCGGCCGTGAGCGAGTGGCCGCCCCTCGTCACCCTGTTCGGCCACGACGCGGTCCGCGCCGCGCCGGTCGTGCGTGGCGCCGAGACGCTGGCGCTCGTGCACGGCCTCTCCTTCGCTGAACCGGAGGTCAGCGAGAACCTCGCGCTGCGCTTCGCGCGCGACCCGGGCTTCGCGGGGTTCCAGGTCGGCCTGCTGCACGCCAACGTCGCTGGGTTGGGCGGGCACGACAACTACGCGCCGACGACCATGGCCGACCTGCGCGCCGCCGGCCTCGACTACTGGGCGTTGGGGCACGTCCACACGCGCGCCGTCCTGCAGGAGCGGGACCCCGTGGTCGTCTACCCTGGCAACCTGCAGGCCCGTCACGCCGGCGAGCGCGGCGAACGCGGCTTCTACCTGGTGCACGTCGAGGACGGACGCGCGACGCTCGAGTTCGTCGACGTGGGGTTGGTGCGCTTCGATGACGTCACGATAGACATCGCCGGCCTGGCCGATGTCGACGCGGTGCACGCCGCGCTGGCCGCGGCCGTGGGTCCGGCGGGCGCCGCGCACACTCACGTCCTGCGCGCCGAGCTGCGCGGTGCCGGACCCGCCAACGCCGCGCTCCGCGCCGGCGGGGAGCAAGGGCTCACCGACTACCTTCGCGACACGGCGCCCCCCAACGTCTGGTGGGAGGAGGTGCGCCTCAGCACCAGGCCGCCCATGGACCGCGCGGCTCGCCTCGCCGCCGGCGACTTCGTGGCGGACCTGCTGCGCCGCAGCGACGCGGGCCGGCCGGAGGCCGCGCGAGCGGTCGCGGCGCTCGCCCGGCAACTGAACGATCACCCGCACCTGCGCCCCGTCGCGGCGCTCCTCGACCTGGCCTCGTTCGAGGCGGACGCCGGGGCCATCTGGGACGAGGCCGAGGCCCTCGCTCTCGACCTGCTGGACGTCGGCTACCGGGAGGCCTGA
- a CDS encoding EAL domain-containing protein, whose amino-acid sequence MFQPIVRLAAGHAHWSEALIRWRLPDGTIRGPLDILPHWLAPARIDTFTRFTLLKGAKVLAAHPEVRLSVNLTPAQLQLPGTLLALEGMLPSVTERLYIEVVEGAAPESSTLSRQLRLLRELCGGIYLDDVTREDLGHRARLDAPVDGVKVDRSVVQAALHGRGEERAAARDFVLGASARYAVVVAEGVEDASACEELKALGASHVQGFGIGKPAAELRTTEAGLAPGRAAGGMLALGAAGANAEKSARPSS is encoded by the coding sequence ATGTTCCAACCGATCGTCCGGCTGGCCGCTGGCCACGCCCACTGGTCGGAAGCACTGATCCGGTGGCGGTTGCCCGACGGCACCATCCGCGGGCCGCTCGACATCCTGCCTCACTGGCTCGCGCCCGCCAGGATCGACACCTTCACGCGTTTCACCCTGCTGAAGGGCGCCAAGGTGCTCGCCGCGCACCCCGAGGTCCGCTTGTCCGTCAACCTGACTCCCGCTCAACTCCAGCTCCCGGGCACCTTGCTGGCGCTCGAGGGCATGTTGCCCAGCGTCACCGAGCGCCTCTACATCGAGGTCGTAGAGGGCGCGGCGCCGGAGTCGTCGACGCTGTCACGTCAGCTTCGGCTGTTGCGGGAGCTGTGCGGCGGCATCTACCTCGACGACGTCACGCGAGAGGACCTCGGCCACCGCGCCCGCCTCGACGCGCCCGTGGACGGCGTCAAGGTGGACCGCAGCGTGGTGCAGGCCGCGCTTCACGGTCGCGGCGAGGAGCGCGCCGCCGCGCGCGACTTCGTGCTCGGCGCGAGCGCGCGCTACGCGGTGGTTGTCGCCGAGGGGGTGGAGGACGCGTCCGCATGCGAGGAGTTGAAGGCACTTGGCGCGAGCCACGTGCAAGGCTTCGGGATCGGTAAGCCCGCGGCCGAGCTGCGGACGACGGAGGCCGGGCTGGCGCCCGGCAGGGCGGCAGGCGGGATGCTGGCGCTCGGCGCCGCTGGAGCGAACGCCGAGAAGAGCGCCCGGCCGTCGAGCTGA